The nucleotide sequence GTTGGCGCTGAGGGTCTGGCCGGGGGTGTAGGTGAACGGACCGGCACCGTCCACGGTGTACTCGGTGCCGCTGGTGAACACGATGGCGGCCGGGGTGCGCAGCGCCGGGTTGGTCGGGTCGGTGACCTTGACCCCGGTGAGCTTGCCGGTGCCGCTGTTGGACAGGGCGGCGCTGCCCTTCACCGGCGCCGCCGCGGCGATGCGCGAAGTGTCGGTAATCGCGACCGACAACGTGCCGGCGACGCCGGCGGTGGGCTGCAGCAGCATGCGGTCGTTGGTGGCCGGGGTGCCGCTCATGACCAGTTCCACGCCATTGATCACCAGCGGGTCGGCGGCGCTGCCGGTGCCGGTCATCGGAATGGCGGCGCCGGTGTCGGCGCGGGTGGCCTGCCACTGGGTGCCGTCGAACTTCAGCACCACGTTCTGGCCGTCCAGCTTGGACAGGTCGCCGAACGTGGCGGTCATGCTGGCGGTGCCGGCGTTGTTGGCGTTGCCGGTGACGCGCGGGCTGCCGATGTTGAAGAAGTCGCCGCCCAGGTTGCCGTACAGGTCCGCGCCCTGGCGGTGCACGTCGTTGAAGCTGCTGGCCAGGCCGATGGCGAGCTTGCCCAGTTCGGCCTGGGTCGGGGTCAGCACCGTGTCGCGGAACTCGAGCAGGCCGCCGATCTGGCCGCCCAAGATCTTCGGTTCCAGGGTGATCTTCTGGCCCTGGGTTTCAAGCGCCAACTGCAGGCGCTCGGGCTGGTAGGGGTCGGTGACCGTGGTGACCTTGCTGGCGGTGGTGCCCACCACCAGCGCCTGGCCACCGGCGGTGTAGACGTTCATGAAACCGCCGTCCTGGATCACCGCGGTGCCGCCGGTGTAACCGATCAGGTTGGCGACCAGCGCGTCGCGGCGGTCGAGCAGGTCGGGCGCGGCGTTGTTGGCGTTGCTGCCGATCGCGCCGTTGAGCTGCGCGATCTCGGCGGCCAGGCGGTTGACTTCGGTGGCACCGGCGATCAGGCCGTTGTTGACCTCGCCGTTGAGCGTGTCGAGCTGGCCGTTGAGCTGCTGGAAGCGGCTGGCCAGGGTCTTGCCGCCGTCGAGCATGTTCTGGCGGTCGGAGGTGCCCGAGGCATTGGAGGACAGCCCGCTGACCGTATCGAAGAAATTCGACCACACACCCGACACATTGGTGGCGGTGTCGGAGAACATCGCGTCGACGCGGTCGGCCATGCTGGAAAGCTGCTTCAGCCGCGCCAGTTCGCCGCTGCCGTCGAGCAGCCGCGAGATCGCCAGCTGGTCGGCGACGCGGCGCACATCGGTGATCCGGGTGCCGTTGCCGATATCGCCATAGCCCAGGTTCTGCGGGGTGGCGGTGGCGAAGTCGACCTTCTGCCGGCTGTAGCCGGGCGTATTGATGTTGGCGACGTTATGGCTGGTGGTGGCCAGTGCGCGCTGGAAGGCGAGCAGGGCGCTGGAGCCGGTGGAAAGTACGGACATGGGTTACCTCAACGACGGATTGCCCCCAGCCCGGCAGGGCTGGCGGTACTGGCAAACGTGCGGCCCAGGCGCTGGCCGGCGTCGTCCACGGCGGCGATGGCGCGCTCGATGGTCGGGCCGCCGGCGATCGCGGCGATCTTGGCCGCGTAACGCGGGTCGGTGGCATAGCCGGCGCGCTGCAGGCCCTGCGCAAAGCCGCGCACGTCGCTGCCGGCCTGCAGGGCGTTCTGGTAACGCGGGCTGTTCTTGAGCAGCTTCACGTAGTCGGCAAAGCTGTCGCCCACCGAGCCGTAGGCGCGGAAGCTGGCGGTTTCGTTACGGCGCACGCCGTCCACATATTCATGGGTGCCGCTGGTGGCACGCTCGCCGCTCCAGCCGGTGGACTTGATCCCGAACAGGTTGTGCGAGCTGCCGCCGCCATTGCGCTGCACCAGCTTGCGGCCCCAGCCGGTTTCCAGCGCGGCCTGGGCGACCAGCGCCTTGGCGTCCACGCCGAGTTCGCGTGCGGCCTGCTGCGCGTGGCCCCAGATGCTGGCCACGAAGCCTTCCGGGGTGTGCGGGCCGAGCTGCGCGGCGGCGGTGCTGGCGGCGAGGGTGTCGACCGCGCCGGGCGCGGTGCCGGCGTTGCCCACGTTGCTCCAGCGGTCGTCGGCCATCGCCCAGTCGGCGCTGGCGGGATCCTGCGAAGGCATCGCGCCGTACGCATCGCTGCGACCGATGGCTTCATGCATCTGGCTGCTTTCGCGCGCGGCGATCAGGTCCAGCGCGCGTTCCATCGGCTGCAGCACGGCCGCCGGCGCGCCGCCGCTCATCTTCTGCAGCAGGTCCACTTCGCTGGTGCCGCCGGGCAGCGGCTCGGCGCCGGGCAGCGCCATCGGCGCGGCAGCTGGCGCGTTGAGGCGGTAGGCGCGCAGCGCGGCGCCGGGATCCAGACGGGTATCGGTGGGCTTGGCGGCTTCGCCGTCGCCGCCGCCGAGCTGGCGCGAGATCATCGCCGACAGCCCCAGGCCACGGCCGCGGGTCATCGCTTCGGCGATCTTCTGGTCGTACATGTCGCGGAACATGGTGTTCTCGCCGGGCAGCAGCGAGTCGCCGAAGCTGGCATCGCGCATGCTCTTGACCAGCATCTGTGCGAACTGGCCCTCCAGCTGGCGCGCGACCTTATCGACCTTGGCCGGGCTGTTGGCCTGGGCCGGATTGAGTTCCAGCGACGGTTGGATGCGCATCAGATGACCTCGAGCTCGGCGCTGAGTGCGCCAGCCTGCTTGAGCGCCTCCAGGATCGCGATCAGGTCGCCCGGGGCCGCGCCCACTGCGTTGACCGCATGCACGATCTCGTCGAGGGTGCTGCCGCCGTTGAACTTGAACATGCGGCTGCCATCATTGGTGGCGGTGATGGTCGACTGCGGGGTGACCACGGTCTGGCCGCCGGCAAACGCGTTGGGCTGGCTGACGTTGGCGTTCTCGTTGATGGTCACGGTGAGCGACCCGTGCGAGATCGCTGCGGCGCCCACATGGACCTGGGACCCGATCACGACCGTGCCGGTACGCGAGTTGACCACCACCTTGGCAGGCGCGCTGCCGGGGGTGAGTTCGAGGTTTTCGATACGCGCGAGCATGCCGATGCGGGCGCCGGCATCGGTGGGCGAGCGCACCGCCACGGTGACGCCGTCCACTGCACGCGCGGCGCCTTCACCGAACGCATTGTTCAGCGCCGCGACCATGCGCGAGACGGTGGTGAAATCGTTCTGGTGCAGGTTGAGGGTGATGTCGCCGCCGGCGCTGAACACGTCGGGCAGGGCGCGTTCGACGGTGGCGCCGTTGGGAATGCGGCCGACGCTGGGCACGTTGACCGAGACCCGCGAACCGTCCTTGCCCTGCGCGCCGAAGCCGCCAACCACCAGGTTGCCCTGGGCGATGGCGTACACCTGGCCATCGGCACCGCGAAGTGGCGCCATCAGCAGCGAACCGCCGCGCAGCGACACCGCGTTGCCGATCGAGGACACGGTGATGTCGATCGGCTGGCCCGGCTTGGCGAACGGCGGCAGTTCCGCATGGATCGCCACCGCCGCCACGTTCTTCAACTGCGGGTTGACGTTGGCCGGCACGTTCACGCCCAGCTCGCCGAGCAGGTTCTTGAGGCTCTGCACGGTAAACGGCGCCTGGCTGGTGCGGTCACCGCTGCCATCCAGGCCCACCACCAGCCCGTAACCGACCAGCGCATTGCCGCGCACGCCGCCGACCTGGGCCAGGTCCTTGATGCGCTCGGCATGCGCCGACGAGATCAACACGAACGTTGCGGCAAGCCCGAAAATGATCGAAATAATGTTCTTCATACCCACCTCAGAACGGCACCAGCGCCGAGTTGAAGAACCGGCTCAGCCAGCCCATCGCATTGGACTGCGCCACCGGCCCGCGCCCGCCGTACACGATGCGCGCATCGGCCACGCGGCTGGAGGGAATGGTGTTGTCGGGGAAGATGTCGGCCGAGCGCACGATGCCCTGCACCTGAACCAGCTCGTCGCCCTGGTTGAGCCGCAGGTTCTTCGCGCCCTGCACGACCAGGTTGCCGTTGGGCAGGCGCTGCATCACGGTCACGGTCACGCTGCCCTGCAGGCGGTTGCTCTGCGCGCTGGTGCCCTTGCCGGTGAAGTCGCGGGTACCGGACGCGGTGGCACTCAGGATGTCCTTGCCGCCCAGCGTGACCGGCGCGCCGAGCAGCGTCGGCGTGCTTAGGGCAAGGTTGGATTCCTTGTCGGTGCTGGTGTTGGCGGTGGTCTGTGCGGTGGTGCTTTCGGTCAGGGTGATGGTCAGCAGGTCGCCGACATCGCGTGCGCGACGGTCCGAATACAGCTGCAGGCCCGGGCCGGCCGCGTAGATGGCGCCGGCGGTGGCCGGGGCGCTCGGTGCGACCACCGGAACCACCGGGGCCATGGCCGGGTACGGCCGGACGTCGCCGGCGATCACGCAGCCGCCGAGCAGGGCGACCACGCTGGCGGCGGAAAGCAGGCGAAGGGCAGGGGTGAGAGGCAGCATGGCGGGGTCCCGGTTCAAACCGATCAGACGTTGTTGTTGAGGTAACCGAGCATCGAGTCGGTGGTGGAAATGGCCTTGGCGTTCATTTCGTAGGCGCGCTGGGTTTCGATCATCGACACCAGCTCTTCGACCACGTTGACGTTGCTGCCTTCCAGCGCGCCCTGGACCACGCTGCCCAGCCCGTTCAGGCCGGGATTGCCGTTCTGCGCGGGGCCCGAGGCGGTGGTTTCCAGGAACAGGTTTTCGCCGCGTGCCTGCAGGCCGGCCGGATTGACGAAGTCGGTCAGGGTCAGTGCGCCGATTTCCACCGAGGCAGCGTCGTCGGCCATCTTCACGCTGATGGTGCCGTCGGTGCCGATGGTCAGCGACTGCGCGCCTTCGGGAATCTGGATGCCCGGCTGCACCGGGTAGCCGCTGTTGGTGACCAGTTCGCCCTGCTGGTTGCGCTGGAACGAGCCGTCACGGGTGTACGCCGAGGAACCGTCGGGCATCTGCACTTCGAAGAAGCCGCGACCGTTGACCATCACGTCCAGCGCGCGGCCGGTCTGCTGCTGGCTGCCCTGCTCGAAGTTCTTCGAGGTGGCCACCACGCGCACGCCGGTGCCCAGCTGCAGGCCGGTCGGCAGCTGGGTCTGCGCCGAGGAAGAACCGCCGGGCTGGCGCACCTGCTGGTACAGCAGGTCTTCGAAGCTGGCACGGTCCTGCTTGAAACCGGTGGTGTTGGTGTTGGCGAGGTTGTTGGACACCACCGACATGCGCGTCTGCTGCGCGTCCAGTCCGGTCTTTGCGATCCACAATGCCTGGTTCATGGCCTTGTTCCTGTATTGGTACGGGTGGCCGCATGGGGCGGCCGTCGTTCTGGCTGATGCATGGCGCGTGCCACAACCGCGCCGGAATTACGTCGGGGCGCCCGGTCAGCTGCCCAGGCGCAGCAGCGCGTTGGCGCTGCGGGCGTTGTCGTCGCCGTGCTTGATCACCTTCACCTGCATTTCGTACTGGCGCTGCAGCTGGATCATCTGCACCAGCGCGCCGGCCGCGTCCACGTTGCTGCCTTCCAGCTGGCCGCTGTCCAGCGACTTGCCCTGGGCCTGCACGAACGGCTGCTGCGGGTCGGTGTTGCGCATCAGCCCGTCCAGGCCGCGTTCCAGCCGCGCATCGTCGGCCTGCACCACGCGCAGGCGACCGATCACCGCCATGGTCTGCGGGCCTTCGCCCTGCGGGATGATCGAGATGGTGCCGTCGTTGCCGATGTCCATGGCCTGGTGCGGCGGCACCGCGATCGGTACGCCGTTCTCATCCAGCACCGGGTGGCCGCCGGCGGTGACCAGCTGGCCGTTGGGCGTGATCGAGAGGGCGGCGCCACGGGTGTAGGCCTCGCCGCCGCCGGTGGGCGCCTGCACCGCCAGCCAGTTGCCCTGCTCGAGCGACAGGTCCAGCGCGTTGCCGGTGATCTGCTGGGCGCCCTGGCGGCGGTTGAAGCCCGCGTCCACGTGCACGGCGTCCACGCGCGAGGCGAAGCCGGCGCCCTTGATCGGGAAGGCCTCGGTATTGGCCAGCGCTTCCTTGAAACCGGGCGTATCGGTGTTGGCCAGGTTGTGCGACAGCGTGCCCTGCGCCTGCAGGGACGCGCGTGCACCGGTCATCGCGACGTAGAGAGCCTTGTCCATCGTGGTGTTCCCGAGCTGCGGTCAGTGGCTCATCAACGGATGTTGATGATGGTCTGGGTGATCTGGTCCATGGTCGAGACCATCTGCGAGTTGGCCTGGAAGTTGCGCTGGGCGGTGATCATGTTGACCAGCTGCTCGGTCAGGTCGACCGTGGACGATTCCAGCGAACCGGCCTGGACCTTGCCCAGGTTGGAGCTGTCCGGTGCGCCGGTGCGCGGGGTGCCGGAGCTGAAGGTTTCCACCCACAGGTTGTTGCCCTTGGCTTCCAGGCCCTGCGAGTTGTTGAAGGTGGTCAGCGCGACCTGGCCCAGCGGCTTGTCGTCGCCGTTGGTATAGCGGGCGTAGACCACGCCTTCCTCGGACACGGTGATCTCGTTGAGCTTGCCGGCGGCGTAGCCGTCCTGCTGGGTGTTGCGCAGCGCGAACTTCTCGCCGTACTGGGTCGAGCCGGTCACGTCCAGGGTCATCGCCAGGGTGCCGGCGCCGGTGGTCGGGGTGAACGGGTCCATCACGATCTGGCCATTGGCCGGGTTGGTCAGCGCGCCGGCGTTGTTGAAGGCCACCGTGGTCGGGGTTCCCACGGCCTGGCCGTCGACGTAGTTGTAGACCTGCCATTCGTTCACTGCGGCGGTCTTGACGAAGTACGAGGTCTGGGTGTGGCTGACGCCCAGCGAGTCGTACACGGTGACGCCGCCGGTGGACTCGCTGTAGCTGTTGGAGTCGGTCGGGTCGAACGGGGTCACGGTCGGCGGCTTGGCGTTGGCCGGCAGGGTGAAGGCCACGTTGACCTTGCCGGTCTGCTTGGGCGCGCTGTCGGTGGTGAGCAACTGCAGGTCGGTGAGGCGGCCGGCGTCGAAGCCGCTGCCGTCGGCGTTCGGCGCGAACACCTGCAGGCGTGCGCCCTGCGGGTTGGTGACGAAGCCGGCCTGGTCGGTCTGGAAGTTGCCGGCACGCGAGTACACGCGCGCACCGTTCATGTTCATGGTGAAGAAGCCCTCACCGGAAATGGCCATGTCCAGGCTGCGCCCGGTCTGTTCGTTGTTGCCCTGCGAGAACTGCTGGGCCACGTTGGTCAGGCGCACGCCCGAACCGACCGCGTTCTTGGACAGGCCGTAGCTGGTGGCCGAGAACAGGTCGGCGAATTCCGCGCGCGATTCCTTGAAGCCGGTGGTGTTGACGTTGGCGATGTTGTTCGCGGTGACGTTCAGGTCGGCATTGGCGGCGTTGATGCCGGACAGCGAGATGTTGAAGCCCATGGGGTTCTCCTTGGATGCGTGACGAAGGGACTCAGCTGACGCGCAGCACGTAGTCGATCGGGGCCGTACCGAGGCCCTTGAGGTTGAGGTACAGGCCGTCCGAGCCGACGGTGACGCTTTCCACCGGCGCTTCGACGTAGGTGTTGGTCTTGGTCTGGGTACCGGCCGTATCGGTGTGGGTGGCGGCGATGCTGTAGCTGCCGGCGGCGACGCGATTGCCGTTGGCGTCCTTGCCGTCCCACTCGAAGGTCACTTCGCCGGCGGCCTTGGCTTCCACGCTGAGCTGGGTGACCTTGACCCCGTTGGCATCGGTGATGTCCACGGTGACGTAGCCGGCGCCCGGCGCGGCGACCATGCCGCTGGTACCGCCTTCGGCCTCCAGCTGCCACTTGCTGGACGGCACCAGCACCTCGTGGCCGACCAGCGCCGCGCCACGCAGCACCTGGTCGCCGGCCATCGACTCCTGGAAGCCCTTGACCGTGCTGTTGAGGTCGTTGATGCCCTGCACCTGCGACAGCTGCGCCATCTGCGCCACCATCTGGGTGTTGTCCATCGGCTTGAGCGGATCCTGGTGCTGCAGCTGTTCGGTCATCAGGCGCAGGAAGTCGGCCTGGTCCAGGGTGTCCTTCTTCTTGCCGGTGCTGCTGTTGGGTGCGTTCAGGCCCAAGGCGCTGTAGATGTCGGTGTTGCCGACGCCGCTGGTGGTGCTCATGGAAGGGTGTCCTGCAATAAGAAGGGTCAGCGACCCATGGTCAGGGTGGCCAGGGCCAGTTCCTTGGCGGTGGTCAGCATCTCCACGCCAGCCTGGTAATTGCGCGAGGTCGAGATCAGGTTGACCATCTGCGCGACCGGGTCGACGTCGGCCTGGTAGATGTAGCCGTCGCCGTCGGCGAGCGGATGGCCGGGCTCGTAGCGCTTGATCGGCGCGGCGTCGCTCTGGCTGATTTCCTTGACCTGCACCGTGGTGATGTTCGGGTCGGTGCGGCTGGTGACGGCCTGGAAGATCGGTTCCAGCGGCTTGTACACCGCGTCGGCCGAGCCGGCCACGGTGTCGGCGTTGGACAGGTTGGAGGCCAGGGTGCTCATGCGCACGGACTGCGCCTGCAGCGCGGAGCCGGCGATGTCGAAGATGGGCAGGTTGCTCATGGCTTATTGCCCCGTGATCGCGGTGAGCATGGAGCGCACCTTGGATTCGACGAAGCTCAGCGAGGCGCGGTATTCCAGCGCGGCGCGGCCGTAGGCGGCGCGTTCGGCGTCCGGGTCGACGGTATTGCCGTCGATGCTGGGCTGCACGCCTTGCTTGGTGATCTGGAACGGGTTGAGGCCGTTGCCGGTGAGGAAGTGCTGCTCACTGGTGGTGCGCATCAGGCCGTTGCTGTCGGCGCCCTGGGCGTTGCGCAGGGCGGCGTCGAAGTCCAGGTCCTGGGCCTTGTAGCCGGGGGTGTCGGCATTGCTCAGGTTGCTGGCGATCAGCTTCATGCGCTGCTCGCGCAACGGCATGGCCTGGGCATGGACACCCAGATAGTCGGAAATCAGGTTGGGCACGGCGCTCTCCCACGGGACGATGTGGGGGAGGGTGCAAGGGCTGTGCCAGAACGGGGGCGGGATGCGTCCGGCGGCGTTACGCCGCCTCGGCGACCTTTCGGAGGCGGTCCAGGACGAAATCGGCCAGTTCGTGCGGGGAATATTTGGCTACGAAGGCGTTCGCGCCCACCCGCTCGACCATGGCGTTGTTGAACACGCCCGAGAGGGAGGTGTGCAGCAGCACGTACAGGCCGGCCAGGCCGGGGTGGCGACGGATTTCCGTCGTCAGGGTGTAGCCGTCCATGGCCGGCATTTCGATGTCCGAAATGACCATGGAGTACCGCTCGGCCGGGTTTTCGCCGGCGGCGTGGATCTGCAGCAGGTGGTCCAGCGCCTGCTTGCCGTCCGAGAGCAGGGTGGCCCCCACCCCCAGCTGGTCCAGCACGCTGCGGATCTGCTGGCGAGCCACGCGCGAGTCGTCCACCACCAGCACCTGCAGCTGCGGGCCGTCGGACGGCAGCGCCAGGGACGGGTCCAGCACCGCCTCGCCGCGCACCTGGGCGATGTCGGCCAGTACGCTTTCCACGTCGATCACCTGGATAAGCTCACCCTGGAAGCGGGTCACGGCGGTCAGGTAGCTCGATTCGGCGCCCAGTTCCGGCGGCGGGTGGATGTCTTCCACCGCGATGTTGACGATGCGCTCCACACCGCTGACCAGGAAGCCCTGGATCGAGCGGTTGAACTCGGTCACCACCAGGTAGCCCGGCGCCTTGTCCGCGTCCGGCTCACGCTCCGGGTGGCCGATCGCCAGGCCCAGGTCCAGCACGGGCACCGAACGCCCGCGCACGTCGGCCACGCCGGCGAACTGGCCGGGCAGGCCGGGTACCTGGAACAGGTCCGGGCGGCGCAGGACTTCCTGCACCTTGAACACGTTCACGCCAAAAAGCTGACGTCCGCCAAGGCGGAACAACAGCAGGGCGAGGCGGTTGTGGCCAGCCAGGCGCGTGCGCTGGTCGATGCGGTTGAGCAGGTCATGTGACATGGAGACGGTATCGGCGCCACCGGCATTCCCTTGAGGGCCGCGCGGCAGGTCGCAACGGCACGCCGCTTGCATGACCCTGCGCAATGCCTGTACCTGGAGCCGCCATGCGTATCTATAGAGTCGCCCTGCTGATTGCCGCCGTCGCGCTCGCCGCCGCGCCGGTGCACGCCGCCGGTGGCTGGCAGCCGGTGGACAGCATCCGCGCCGCCGCCCTGTCCACGCTGCCGGCCGGCAGCGAGGGCGACACCACGCTGGACTCGGCGCTGCGCCTGCCGGCCTGCGGCCAGGCGCTGGTGGCGCAACCCACCGGCACCACCACGGTGGAGGTCAGCTGCCCGGACGCCGGCGGCTGGCGCCTGTTCGTGCCGGTGAAGGTGCGGCGCAACCAGCCGGTGCTGATCCTCAACCGGGGCATCGCCGCTGGAGAAACCCTGACCGCGGCCGATATCACCACTGCACAGCGTGACGTGGCCCGTATCGCCGGTGCCGCCCTGGCCGACCCGGCCGTGGCGGTGGGGCGGGTGGCGCGGCGCACGTTGAGTGCCGGCAGCCTGCTGTCGGCCAATGATCTGGTCGCCCAGCGTCTCATCCGCCGTGGCGACAGCGTGGCCCTGGTCTCCCGCTTTGGTGGGGTCGAGGTCCGCGTGGCCGGCAAGGCGCTGGCCGATGCCGGTGAAAATGAACGCGTGTCGGTCGAGAATCTGTCGTCACGCAAGGTGGTACAGGGTACGGTGGCGGCCTCCGGCGACGTAATTGTGACGCGCTGACCACTGCAACCTGTAAATTTTCCTAAAGATGGCGGCCGTGGTGCCGTTATCCCTTGTGAACCGTAACTCCCAGGACATCACCATGAGCCAGAAAATCGACGGCAACCTGCAGGCGCCCACCCTTCTGCGCAGCATTGCGCCGGGTAACAAGCCCAGCGTGAGCACCGATGCCCCGGCGCGCCCGGTGGAAGCGGCCGACAGCCTGCGGCTGACCGGCGAAGCCACCAGCCTGCAGGCCATGCAGCGCGAGCTGAGCACCGCCCCGGCCATCGACGCCGGCCGCGTGCAGGCCGTGCGCGAGTCGCTGCAGAACGGCACCTACAAGATCAACCCGGACGCGATCGCCTCGCACATGCTCGAGCTGGACCAGCAGCTGCAGGGATGAAGCTGGCAATGAGCGAGCCGCTGCAGCGCCTCAGCGATGCCCTGGACGTCGAACGCCAGGCATTGGTGGAGCATGACGTGCAGTCGCTGATCCGCGCCACCAGCGCCAAGCTCGACGCGCTGCGTGCGCTGGAGCAGGTGCTGCCGGTGGGGCAGCAGGAGCGGCTGCAGGAGCTGGCCGAGCGCAACCGCGCCAACGGCGTGCTGCTCTCGCGCCGCCGCCGCGAGGTCAACTGGGCGCTGCGCCAGCTCGGCCGCAGCGAAGAATCCTCGGCCTACGACGCCAAGGGCCAGTCCAGCACCCTGCATACCCGGCGCCCGCTCGCGGTCGCCTGAGCGGTCAACACGGATATAGTGGGCGCTCTGTTCCAGCGGCCCCCGATCCGACCGTGACCCTGTCCTCTACGTTTGTCACCGCACCGCTGCCCCCGCAGCCGGTCCTGCTTGCGCTGTTCGAGCGCATCAATGAAGGCGTGCTGCTGTTCCGCGAAGACGGAACCGTGGCCGTGGCCAATGCCACCGTACGGGCGATGCTCGGCCAGGCCGAAACCGATGGCGACGCCGAAGCCGGTTCCGGGCTGGACCCGGCGAAGTGGCTGCGCCAGTTGCTGCCGCCGGATGCGCTGGAACATGCGCGCCAGCACGGGCACTGGAACGGCAGCCTGCCGGTCGGCGAGCGCATGGTCATCGTGCACCTGTACGAGCAGGAAGATGCCGGCCGCCGCCATTACCTGGCGCTGTTCCGCCGCATCGAAGGCCAGGAAGACTACGAACGCGAACTGCAACAGCGCCATGCCGAACTGCGCCAGGCGTACCTGCGCCTGAACGGCACCCAGGAAAAGCTGCTGCAGTCCGAGAAGATGGCCTCGATCGGCCAGCTGGCCGCCGGCGTGGCGCATGAGATCAACAACCCGATCGGCTACGTGCATTCCAACCTGGGCAGCCTGCAGGAATACCTGCGCAGCCTGTTCACCGTGATCGAAGCCTACGAGCGCGCCCTGCGTGCGCCGGACCCCAAGGCGTTGATTCCGGAAATCGACGACATCCGCAACCGCTTCGACATCGACTTCATCAGCCGCGACCTGCCGCAGCTGATGGCCGAGTCGCGTGAGGGCATCGAGCGGGTGACCCGGATCGTGCGCGACCTGAAGGACTTCTCGTATTCGGGCCGCGACGAGTCGTGGAAGCTGGTCGACCTGCACGCCGGGTTGGAGTCGACCATCAACATCATCTGGAACGAGCTGAAGTACAAGGCGGAACTAAAGCGCGAATTCGGCCAGCTGCCGCTGGTGGAATGCCTGCCGTCCGAGCTCAACCAGGTCTACATGAACCTGCTGCTCAACGCCGGCCACGCCATTGCCGAACGCGGCACGATCACCGTGCGCACCGGCGTGGACGGTGAGAATGTGTGGGTGGAATTCGAAGACACCGGCGGCGGCATTTCGCCCGAGCTGCGCCAGCGCATCTTCGACCCGTTCTTCACCACCAAGCCGGTGGGGAGCGGAACGGGCCTCGGCCTTTCCATTTCATACAGCATCATCAACAAGCACCATGGTCGCATCGACCTCGACAGCACCCCGGGTGTCGGGTCGACATTCCGGTTGGTGCTGCCGATCAAGCAGCCGCGTTGAGGTCGCTCATTCGCCTTCCGGCGCCGGTATCGGCGCGGGTTGGGCGGTGTTGGCGCGACGCTGTTCCTCATGCGTGCGGAACGCCTGGTGGATGTGCTTGCGCAGCTCGTCGTCGTTCCACGGCTTGGTCAGGAACCGGTAGATGGCGCCGCGGTTGATCGCGTCGGTGACGGTGTTGAGGTCGGTGTAGCCGGACAGCACCAGCCGGATCGTGTCCGGGTACAGCATCTTGACCCGGCCCAGGAATTCGGTGCCGCTCATGTCGCTCATGCGCTGGTCGGACAGGATCACCTGCACGTCGTTGATCGCCAGCAGGTCGAAGGCATCGCGCACGTTGCCTGCGGCCAGGATCCGGTAGCCGTCGCGGCGGAAGAGGCGCACCAGCGAGCGCAGCACGTTTTCTTCGTCGTCCAGCAGCAGCAGGGTGCGGTCCGGTCGGGTCTCGGCGAA is from Stenotrophomonas bentonitica and encodes:
- the flgK gene encoding flagellar hook-associated protein FlgK, which codes for MSVLSTGSSALLAFQRALATTSHNVANINTPGYSRQKVDFATATPQNLGYGDIGNGTRITDVRRVADQLAISRLLDGSGELARLKQLSSMADRVDAMFSDTATNVSGVWSNFFDTVSGLSSNASGTSDRQNMLDGGKTLASRFQQLNGQLDTLNGEVNNGLIAGATEVNRLAAEIAQLNGAIGSNANNAAPDLLDRRDALVANLIGYTGGTAVIQDGGFMNVYTAGGQALVVGTTASKVTTVTDPYQPERLQLALETQGQKITLEPKILGGQIGGLLEFRDTVLTPTQAELGKLAIGLASSFNDVHRQGADLYGNLGGDFFNIGSPRVTGNANNAGTASMTATFGDLSKLDGQNVVLKFDGTQWQATRADTGAAIPMTGTGSAADPLVINGVELVMSGTPATNDRMLLQPTAGVAGTLSVAITDTSRIAAAAPVKGSAALSNSGTGKLTGVKVTDPTNPALRTPAAIVFTSGTEYTVDGAGPFTYTPGQTLSANGWSFVLDGAPKTGDTFNMGPTPAGSSDNSNALLLSKVEQAKAFNAGTVTLSGALGGLTTQVGAAARAADYSLQAQQVITDQAQASRDAVSGVNLDEEAADMLRLQQAYQAASQLISTADNMFQTILGAVSR
- the flgJ gene encoding flagellar assembly peptidoglycan hydrolase FlgJ, with translation MRIQPSLELNPAQANSPAKVDKVARQLEGQFAQMLVKSMRDASFGDSLLPGENTMFRDMYDQKIAEAMTRGRGLGLSAMISRQLGGGDGEAAKPTDTRLDPGAALRAYRLNAPAAAPMALPGAEPLPGGTSEVDLLQKMSGGAPAAVLQPMERALDLIAARESSQMHEAIGRSDAYGAMPSQDPASADWAMADDRWSNVGNAGTAPGAVDTLAASTAAAQLGPHTPEGFVASIWGHAQQAARELGVDAKALVAQAALETGWGRKLVQRNGGGSSHNLFGIKSTGWSGERATSGTHEYVDGVRRNETASFRAYGSVGDSFADYVKLLKNSPRYQNALQAGSDVRGFAQGLQRAGYATDPRYAAKIAAIAGGPTIERAIAAVDDAGQRLGRTFASTASPAGLGAIRR
- a CDS encoding flagellar basal body P-ring protein FlgI, translating into MKNIISIIFGLAATFVLISSAHAERIKDLAQVGGVRGNALVGYGLVVGLDGSGDRTSQAPFTVQSLKNLLGELGVNVPANVNPQLKNVAAVAIHAELPPFAKPGQPIDITVSSIGNAVSLRGGSLLMAPLRGADGQVYAIAQGNLVVGGFGAQGKDGSRVSVNVPSVGRIPNGATVERALPDVFSAGGDITLNLHQNDFTTVSRMVAALNNAFGEGAARAVDGVTVAVRSPTDAGARIGMLARIENLELTPGSAPAKVVVNSRTGTVVIGSQVHVGAAAISHGSLTVTINENANVSQPNAFAGGQTVVTPQSTITATNDGSRMFKFNGGSTLDEIVHAVNAVGAAPGDLIAILEALKQAGALSAELEVI
- the flgH gene encoding flagellar basal body L-ring protein FlgH; this encodes MLPLTPALRLLSAASVVALLGGCVIAGDVRPYPAMAPVVPVVAPSAPATAGAIYAAGPGLQLYSDRRARDVGDLLTITLTESTTAQTTANTSTDKESNLALSTPTLLGAPVTLGGKDILSATASGTRDFTGKGTSAQSNRLQGSVTVTVMQRLPNGNLVVQGAKNLRLNQGDELVQVQGIVRSADIFPDNTIPSSRVADARIVYGGRGPVAQSNAMGWLSRFFNSALVPF
- the flgG gene encoding flagellar basal-body rod protein FlgG; translated protein: MNQALWIAKTGLDAQQTRMSVVSNNLANTNTTGFKQDRASFEDLLYQQVRQPGGSSSAQTQLPTGLQLGTGVRVVATSKNFEQGSQQQTGRALDVMVNGRGFFEVQMPDGSSAYTRDGSFQRNQQGELVTNSGYPVQPGIQIPEGAQSLTIGTDGTISVKMADDAASVEIGALTLTDFVNPAGLQARGENLFLETTASGPAQNGNPGLNGLGSVVQGALEGSNVNVVEELVSMIETQRAYEMNAKAISTTDSMLGYLNNNV
- a CDS encoding flagellar basal body rod protein FlgF, with the protein product MDKALYVAMTGARASLQAQGTLSHNLANTDTPGFKEALANTEAFPIKGAGFASRVDAVHVDAGFNRRQGAQQITGNALDLSLEQGNWLAVQAPTGGGEAYTRGAALSITPNGQLVTAGGHPVLDENGVPIAVPPHQAMDIGNDGTISIIPQGEGPQTMAVIGRLRVVQADDARLERGLDGLMRNTDPQQPFVQAQGKSLDSGQLEGSNVDAAGALVQMIQLQRQYEMQVKVIKHGDDNARSANALLRLGS